A part of Curtobacterium sp. MCLR17_036 genomic DNA contains:
- a CDS encoding heme-copper oxidase subunit III: protein MDDVTSTSLSRTASGPALNRPNAVAVGTIVWLGSEVMFFAGLFAIYFTLRSTSPELWATETAKLEVPFASVNTIILVLSSFACQFAVFAAERFQVHRTSWSPFKWGMTEWFFVTYAMGAIFVCGQIFEYANLWHEGVTLSSSAYGSAFYMTTGFHGLHVTGGLIAFLLTLGRGFAAKNFGHKEATTAIVVSYYWHFVDVVWIFLFFVIYLLK from the coding sequence ATGGACGACGTGACTAGCACCTCTCTCTCCAGAACCGCCAGCGGTCCGGCCCTGAACCGGCCGAACGCCGTTGCCGTGGGGACGATCGTGTGGCTGGGCAGCGAGGTCATGTTCTTCGCCGGCCTGTTCGCGATCTACTTCACGCTGCGCAGCACGTCCCCCGAGCTCTGGGCGACCGAGACCGCCAAGCTCGAGGTGCCGTTCGCCTCCGTGAACACGATCATCCTGGTGCTGTCGAGCTTCGCCTGCCAGTTCGCGGTCTTCGCCGCCGAGCGCTTCCAGGTGCACCGCACGAGCTGGAGCCCCTTCAAGTGGGGCATGACCGAGTGGTTCTTCGTCACCTACGCGATGGGCGCGATCTTCGTCTGCGGCCAGATCTTCGAGTACGCCAACCTCTGGCACGAGGGCGTCACGCTCTCCTCGAGCGCGTACGGCTCGGCGTTCTACATGACCACGGGCTTCCACGGCCTGCACGTCACGGGTGGCCTCATCGCCTTCCTGCTGACCCTCGGCCGCGGCTTCGCCGCCAAGAACTTCGGTCACAAGGAAGCCACCACCGCGATCGTCGTGTCGTACTACTGGCACTTCGTCGACGTGGTCTGGATCTTCCTCTTCTTCGTCATCTACCTTCTCAAGTAG
- a CDS encoding cytochrome c: MFNRTKSKKGRRSPMATVSLIVVGLMTTGGAYALFSSSANADDSTSTIAATSQSKVNEGQKLFASNCATCHGLSAQGTGEGPSLIGVGAASVDFQVGTGRMPMAAQGPQAEEKPAQFTDEQVDALAEYVASLGPGPAVPSTELTDGQDGDAAEGAELFRINCAMCHNVAGAGGALTEGKYAPNLSTVSGKHIYEAMQTGPQNMPVFNDLNLTPDQKADIITYLKYVQDNKSPGGFALGSLGPVAEGLFIWIFGLGAVVAMTVWLTAKSN, translated from the coding sequence ATGTTCAACAGGACCAAGTCCAAGAAGGGCCGCCGTTCACCGATGGCGACCGTGTCGCTCATCGTCGTCGGTCTCATGACCACCGGCGGCGCCTACGCGCTGTTCAGCTCCTCGGCCAACGCGGACGACAGCACGAGCACCATCGCGGCCACGAGCCAGTCGAAGGTGAACGAAGGACAGAAGCTCTTCGCCTCGAACTGCGCCACCTGCCACGGCCTGTCCGCGCAGGGCACCGGCGAGGGCCCGTCCCTCATCGGTGTCGGCGCCGCGTCGGTCGACTTCCAGGTCGGTACCGGTCGCATGCCGATGGCAGCCCAGGGCCCCCAGGCCGAGGAGAAGCCCGCGCAGTTCACGGACGAGCAGGTCGACGCCCTCGCCGAGTACGTCGCCTCGCTCGGCCCCGGCCCGGCGGTCCCCTCCACCGAGCTGACCGACGGCCAGGACGGCGACGCCGCCGAGGGTGCGGAGCTCTTCCGGATCAACTGCGCGATGTGCCACAACGTCGCCGGTGCCGGTGGCGCGCTGACCGAGGGCAAGTACGCCCCGAACCTCTCCACGGTCTCCGGCAAGCACATCTACGAGGCGATGCAGACCGGCCCGCAGAACATGCCGGTCTTCAACGACCTGAACCTGACGCCGGACCAGAAGGCCGACATCATCACGTACCTCAAGTACGTGCAGGACAACAAGTCGCCGGGCGGGTTCGCACTCGGCTCCCTCGGCCCGGTGGCAGAGGGTCTGTTCATCTGGATCTTCGGACTCGGTGCGGTCGTCGCGATGACCGTCTGGCTGACCGCGAAGTCCAACTGA
- a CDS encoding phosphodiesterase, with the protein MDSRTAEHPRPNHFLLHLSDTHLVAGDGALYGDVDSAARLGEIIADIEASGTRPEAIVVTGDVADKGEPGAYARVREIVEPAARRIGAQVIWAMGNHDERGAFRQELFGLQPTDRPVDFVYDVNGLRVITLDTSVPGHHHGEVSPEQLDWLAEVLSEAAPHGTILAMHHPPVPSVQDLTVLVELRDQQALAEVVEGSDVLAIIAGHLHYSTSAVFAGVPVSVASATCYTQDLTEYQGGTRGRDGAQSFNLVHVYGRNVVHSVVPIGHYSTVGQPVTAAETEARLEAAGVRIPPAVEPAPVTSSIPVFTLDTVPVSPVHR; encoded by the coding sequence TTGGACAGCCGGACGGCCGAACACCCCAGGCCGAACCACTTCCTGCTCCACCTCAGCGACACCCACCTCGTGGCTGGTGACGGCGCCCTGTACGGGGACGTCGACTCCGCCGCACGACTCGGCGAGATCATCGCCGACATCGAAGCCTCGGGCACCCGGCCGGAAGCGATCGTCGTCACGGGCGACGTTGCCGACAAGGGCGAACCCGGCGCGTACGCCCGCGTCCGTGAGATCGTCGAGCCGGCCGCTCGCCGGATCGGTGCCCAGGTCATCTGGGCCATGGGCAACCACGACGAGCGCGGCGCCTTCCGCCAGGAGCTCTTCGGCCTGCAGCCCACCGACCGTCCCGTCGACTTCGTCTACGACGTCAACGGACTGCGCGTCATCACCCTCGACACGAGCGTGCCCGGGCACCACCACGGCGAGGTCTCCCCCGAGCAGCTCGACTGGCTCGCCGAGGTCCTGTCCGAGGCGGCGCCGCACGGCACCATCCTCGCGATGCACCACCCGCCGGTGCCGAGCGTGCAGGACCTGACCGTCCTCGTCGAGCTCCGCGACCAGCAGGCCCTGGCCGAGGTCGTCGAGGGCAGTGACGTGCTGGCGATCATCGCCGGACACCTGCACTACTCGACGAGTGCGGTCTTCGCCGGCGTCCCGGTGTCCGTCGCGAGTGCCACGTGCTACACGCAGGACCTCACCGAGTACCAGGGCGGCACGCGGGGGCGGGACGGCGCGCAGTCGTTCAACCTCGTGCACGTCTACGGCCGGAACGTCGTGCACTCGGTCGTGCCGATCGGTCACTACTCGACGGTCGGCCAGCCGGTCACCGCAGCCGAGACGGAAGCACGGCTCGAAGCCGCCGGCGTCCGCATCCCGCCTGCGGTCGAGCCGGCCCCGGTGACGTCGAGCATCCCGGTGTTCACGCTCGACACCGTGCCCGTCTCCCCCGTGCACCGGTAG
- a CDS encoding Rieske 2Fe-2S domain-containing protein, producing the protein MAEHDDETLNSSSAVEKHGTTTSPGIAVLPTDPFENPGEPPHRPRRTDVDPKKQRLAERQVATFFYVSIVGSVLSIAAYIAFPIDSNDFGTVRSANLFLGLSIALALIALGLGAVYWSKSLVVDREITELRHGTRGTDATRAKAVEAFQLADKESGFSRRKLIRNSMIGALAAFPLPGIVLVRDLAPAEDPNELLRHTFWKQGLRLTKDPTGLPIKASDVTIGSVFHVIPDGMLDSEHMLEEKAKASVLLMRLDPKDLNPAKGQENWGYDGIVAYSKICTHVGCPVALYEQQTHHLLCPCHQSTFDVANNCEVIFGPAARPLPQLPIAIDDDGYLVAQSDFHEPVGPSFWERER; encoded by the coding sequence ATGGCAGAGCACGACGACGAGACACTGAACTCGTCCTCGGCTGTCGAGAAGCACGGCACGACCACCTCCCCCGGGATCGCGGTGCTGCCCACCGACCCGTTCGAGAACCCGGGCGAGCCCCCGCACCGCCCCCGCCGCACCGACGTCGACCCGAAGAAGCAGCGTCTGGCCGAGCGCCAGGTCGCGACCTTCTTCTACGTCTCGATCGTCGGCAGCGTGCTGTCGATCGCCGCGTACATCGCCTTCCCGATCGACTCAAACGACTTCGGCACGGTCCGCTCCGCGAACCTCTTCCTCGGTCTCTCGATCGCCCTGGCGCTCATCGCGCTGGGCCTCGGCGCCGTGTACTGGTCGAAGTCGCTCGTCGTCGACCGCGAGATCACCGAGCTCCGGCACGGCACTCGCGGCACCGACGCGACCCGCGCGAAGGCCGTCGAGGCCTTCCAGCTCGCCGACAAGGAGTCGGGCTTCAGCCGTCGCAAGCTGATCCGCAACTCGATGATCGGTGCACTGGCCGCGTTCCCGCTGCCCGGCATCGTCCTCGTCCGCGACCTCGCCCCGGCAGAGGACCCGAACGAGCTGCTCCGCCACACCTTCTGGAAGCAGGGCCTGCGCCTGACGAAGGACCCGACGGGTCTGCCGATCAAGGCCTCCGACGTCACCATCGGCTCGGTCTTCCACGTCATCCCCGACGGGATGCTCGACTCCGAGCACATGCTGGAGGAGAAGGCCAAGGCCTCCGTCCTGCTCATGCGTCTCGACCCGAAGGACCTCAACCCCGCCAAGGGCCAGGAGAACTGGGGTTACGACGGCATCGTCGCGTACTCCAAGATCTGCACCCACGTCGGCTGCCCGGTCGCGCTCTACGAGCAGCAGACGCACCACCTGCTGTGCCCGTGCCACCAGTCCACCTTCGACGTCGCGAACAACTGCGAGGTCATCTTCGGTCCGGCCGCACGCCCCCTCCCCCAACTTCCGATCGCGATCGACGACGACGGCTACCTGGTTGCCCAGAGCGACTTCCACGAGCCGGTCGGACCGTCCTTCTGGGAGCGTGAACGCTGA
- a CDS encoding ubiquinol-cytochrome c reductase cytochrome b subunit — MTSTPTTTTTNAPGAATRPAPQRGSRIIGGVSNYIDERTSISGLVKEVGRKIFPDHWSFMLGEVALYSFVVVLLSGTFLTFFFQASMSEVVYDGTYVPLKGVEMSTALQSTLNISFDIRGGLFVRQVHHWAALLFVASIMLHMARVFFTGAFRKPRELNWVFGFLLWVLAMGEGFTGYSLPDDLLSGNGLRIIVGMIEGVPVIGVWIAYLLFGGEFPGTDIVGRLYTLHILLLPAILVAVLGVHLVLVVINKHTQFAGPGKTNENVVGVPILPAFAAKAGGFFFIVAGIIALIAATFTINPIWNYGPYDPSPVSAGTQPDWYIGFADGALRLVPPHWEVVWFGYTVSFNILAPIAVLVALILAILLYPFIEGWVTGDKREHHILDRPRNAPTRTAIGAAGITLYASLWAAASSDIIATHFLVSIEHVIHVIQATTVLGPFVAFWITKRVCLALQKKDREIVLHGYESGRIVRLPHGEYIEVHEQLDEYERWKLLQFNEYKPLMIRPNAQGKITAVQKVRANVSRFFFEDRIEPVSKAELEAAHAAHHGPDLEGSHQAPQVGPGVK, encoded by the coding sequence ATGACCAGCACCCCCACCACCACGACCACCAACGCGCCGGGCGCGGCCACCCGGCCGGCTCCGCAGCGCGGCTCCCGCATCATCGGCGGAGTGTCGAACTACATCGACGAGCGCACCAGCATCTCCGGGCTCGTCAAGGAAGTCGGCCGCAAGATCTTCCCGGACCACTGGAGCTTCATGCTCGGCGAGGTGGCGCTGTACAGCTTCGTCGTCGTGCTGCTCTCCGGGACCTTCCTGACGTTCTTCTTCCAGGCGTCCATGTCCGAGGTCGTCTACGACGGCACCTACGTGCCGCTCAAGGGCGTCGAGATGTCGACCGCGCTGCAGTCGACGCTGAACATCTCGTTCGACATCCGCGGTGGGCTCTTCGTGCGCCAGGTCCACCACTGGGCGGCCCTGCTGTTCGTGGCGTCGATCATGCTTCACATGGCCCGCGTGTTCTTCACCGGCGCGTTCCGCAAGCCCCGCGAGCTCAACTGGGTCTTCGGCTTCCTGCTCTGGGTCCTCGCCATGGGTGAGGGCTTCACGGGCTACTCGCTCCCCGACGACCTGCTCTCCGGCAACGGTCTGCGCATCATCGTCGGCATGATCGAGGGCGTCCCGGTGATCGGCGTCTGGATCGCCTACCTGCTGTTCGGCGGTGAGTTCCCGGGCACCGACATCGTCGGCCGCCTGTACACGCTGCACATCCTGCTGCTGCCCGCGATCCTGGTCGCGGTGCTCGGTGTGCACCTCGTGCTCGTCGTCATCAACAAGCACACGCAGTTCGCCGGTCCGGGCAAGACGAACGAGAACGTCGTCGGTGTCCCGATCCTCCCGGCGTTCGCGGCCAAGGCCGGTGGGTTCTTCTTCATCGTCGCCGGCATCATCGCCCTCATCGCGGCCACGTTCACGATCAACCCGATCTGGAACTACGGCCCGTACGACCCCTCGCCGGTCTCCGCCGGTACCCAGCCCGACTGGTACATCGGCTTCGCCGACGGCGCGCTCCGTCTGGTGCCGCCGCACTGGGAGGTCGTGTGGTTCGGCTACACGGTGTCGTTCAACATCCTGGCGCCCATCGCGGTCCTGGTGGCGCTCATCCTGGCGATCCTGCTCTACCCCTTCATCGAGGGCTGGGTCACCGGTGACAAGCGCGAGCACCACATCCTCGACCGCCCGCGCAACGCCCCGACGCGCACCGCGATCGGCGCGGCCGGCATCACGCTCTACGCGAGCCTCTGGGCCGCCGCCTCGTCGGACATCATCGCGACGCACTTCCTGGTGTCGATCGAGCACGTGATCCACGTGATCCAGGCCACGACGGTCCTCGGCCCGTTCGTCGCCTTCTGGATCACGAAGCGCGTGTGCCTCGCCCTGCAGAAGAAGGACCGCGAGATCGTCCTGCACGGGTACGAGTCGGGCCGCATCGTCCGACTCCCCCACGGCGAGTACATCGAGGTGCACGAGCAGCTCGACGAGTACGAGCGCTGGAAGCTCCTGCAGTTCAACGAGTACAAGCCGCTGATGATCCGTCCGAACGCCCAGGGCAAGATCACCGCCGTGCAGAAGGTCCGCGCGAACGTCTCGCGGTTCTTCTTCGAGGACCGCATCGAGCCGGTCTCGAAGGCGGAGCTCGAGGCGGCGCACGCCGCCCACCACGGTCCGGACCTGGAGGGCAGCCACCAGGCCCCGCAGGTCGGCCCCGGGGTGAAGTAA
- the trpD gene encoding anthranilate phosphoribosyltransferase, translating into MLDALTWPTVISALMARTDLTIRQSTWAMEQIVTGRATAAQIGAFAVALRAKGETVDEVVGFRDAILDAAVPLDVDPMALDIVGTGGDVVGTVNVSTMAAIVIAGAGVPVVKHGNRASSSKSGSSDVLAALGLDLTMDAVRVADTFRRVGLTFAFANAFHPGFAHAAPVRRELGVPTVFNFLGPLVNPARCEANAVGVAQLGLVPIITGVFQTRGATALVFRGDDGLDELTTTGHSHIWEVTGGRVIEHDLDPRDLGIARAQTSDLLGGEPEHNAAVVHRVLAGETGPVRDIVLLNAAAGLVAFRLAQDPAEADRPILHRFREQLLVAAEAIDSGAAARKLADWVGTAPAA; encoded by the coding sequence ATGCTCGACGCTCTCACCTGGCCTACCGTCATCAGCGCGCTCATGGCCCGCACGGACCTGACGATCAGGCAGTCGACATGGGCCATGGAGCAGATCGTCACCGGGCGCGCCACCGCTGCACAGATCGGGGCGTTCGCGGTGGCGCTCCGTGCGAAGGGCGAGACCGTCGACGAGGTCGTCGGCTTCCGCGACGCGATCCTCGATGCCGCCGTCCCGCTGGACGTGGACCCGATGGCGCTCGACATCGTCGGCACCGGCGGCGACGTGGTCGGCACCGTGAACGTCTCGACCATGGCCGCGATCGTCATCGCCGGCGCCGGGGTCCCGGTCGTCAAGCACGGCAACCGCGCGAGCTCGTCGAAGTCCGGATCGAGCGACGTGCTCGCCGCGCTCGGACTCGACCTCACGATGGACGCGGTGCGCGTGGCGGACACGTTCCGGCGTGTCGGTCTGACCTTCGCCTTCGCGAACGCCTTCCACCCCGGGTTCGCGCACGCCGCCCCGGTCCGCCGCGAGCTCGGCGTGCCGACCGTCTTCAACTTCCTCGGTCCGCTCGTGAACCCCGCGCGTTGCGAGGCGAACGCGGTGGGCGTGGCGCAGCTCGGCCTCGTGCCGATCATCACGGGCGTGTTCCAGACCCGTGGTGCGACCGCTCTCGTGTTCCGCGGCGACGACGGCCTCGACGAACTGACGACGACGGGTCACAGCCACATCTGGGAGGTCACCGGCGGCCGGGTCATCGAGCACGACCTCGACCCGCGTGACCTCGGGATCGCCCGCGCGCAGACCTCGGACCTGCTCGGCGGCGAGCCGGAGCACAACGCGGCGGTCGTGCACCGTGTGCTCGCGGGGGAGACCGGTCCCGTCCGCGACATCGTGCTGCTCAACGCAGCAGCCGGCCTCGTGGCGTTCCGGCTCGCGCAGGACCCCGCCGAGGCCGACCGGCCGATCCTGCACCGGTTCCGCGAGCAGCTCCTCGTCGCCGCCGAGGCGATCGACTCCGGTGCCGCCGCGCGCAAGCTCGCCGACTGGGTCGGCACCGCACCCGCCGCCTGA
- a CDS encoding stealth conserved region 3 domain-containing protein, translating to MNDETEPVTESPLLTPRPSSGGLDRSDVVVRKGRLTLLNGHLTPQQSMIEDLLFLDDALTAGDVDHLLIRGNDQRPVIAIDERDRQRAESAVMAAAVNEPFYAKPPGEPAVLVTDDGLGHVDEPVLRVFRPRLEPLGRLRYGAETSVQLEFWRVTDTEVLAPVENALMRRSLPIDEFVLVDIERYGRTWRTVEHMFDDHVSDIRFPIDIVFSWVDGNAIEYQRARQAAQSTAVLGEGDDAPARFRQIDELKYALRSVHTFAPWIRQIYIATDSPAPHWLADHPKVRIVRSEEFFADPSVLPTHNSQAVESQLHHIPGISEHFIYSNDDMFFGRLVDPSVFFSPGSVTKFILADTRIGLGSNHPARSGFENSARVNRRLLQQRFGAVTTRHLEHAPTPLRSSIMTEMEHEFADEFRATAASRFRAADNISVTNSLYHYYALLTGRAIVQENAPVKYIDTTMQSGLRTLDELLKKRNVDFFCLNDGSFPEVSDEERTQRVTDFLERYFPFPAPWERDSA from the coding sequence ATGAACGACGAGACCGAGCCGGTGACCGAGAGTCCTCTGCTGACCCCTCGACCGTCCTCCGGCGGTCTCGACCGATCCGACGTCGTGGTCCGCAAGGGCCGTCTGACGTTGCTCAACGGACACCTGACGCCGCAGCAGTCGATGATCGAGGACCTGCTGTTCCTCGACGACGCACTCACCGCCGGTGACGTCGACCACCTGCTCATCCGCGGCAACGACCAGCGGCCCGTCATCGCGATCGACGAACGCGACCGCCAGCGAGCCGAGAGCGCCGTGATGGCCGCGGCCGTCAACGAACCGTTCTACGCGAAGCCCCCGGGCGAGCCCGCCGTGCTCGTGACCGACGACGGCCTCGGCCACGTCGACGAGCCGGTCCTGCGGGTCTTCCGGCCCCGCCTCGAGCCGCTCGGCCGCCTGCGCTACGGCGCGGAGACCAGCGTCCAGCTCGAGTTCTGGCGCGTCACCGACACCGAGGTCCTGGCGCCCGTCGAGAACGCCCTGATGCGTCGCAGCCTGCCGATCGACGAGTTCGTGCTCGTCGACATCGAGCGCTACGGCCGCACCTGGCGCACCGTCGAGCACATGTTCGACGACCACGTGTCGGACATCCGGTTCCCGATCGACATCGTCTTCTCGTGGGTGGACGGCAACGCGATCGAGTACCAGCGCGCCCGGCAGGCCGCCCAGTCGACCGCGGTGCTCGGTGAGGGCGACGACGCCCCCGCCCGGTTCCGGCAGATCGACGAGCTGAAGTACGCGCTCCGCTCGGTGCACACGTTCGCGCCGTGGATCCGCCAGATCTACATCGCCACGGACTCGCCGGCGCCGCACTGGCTGGCCGACCACCCCAAGGTGCGCATCGTCCGGAGCGAGGAGTTCTTCGCCGACCCCTCGGTCCTGCCGACGCACAACTCGCAGGCCGTCGAGTCGCAGCTGCACCACATCCCGGGCATCAGCGAGCACTTCATCTACTCGAACGACGACATGTTCTTCGGACGGCTCGTCGACCCGTCGGTGTTCTTCAGCCCGGGCTCCGTGACGAAGTTCATCCTCGCCGACACCCGCATCGGGCTCGGGTCGAACCACCCGGCACGGAGCGGCTTCGAGAACTCGGCCCGCGTGAACCGACGACTCCTGCAGCAGCGCTTCGGTGCAGTGACGACGCGGCACCTCGAGCACGCGCCGACGCCCCTGCGCTCGTCGATCATGACCGAGATGGAGCACGAGTTCGCCGACGAGTTCCGCGCCACGGCCGCCTCGCGGTTCCGGGCAGCGGACAACATCTCGGTGACGAACTCGCTGTACCACTACTACGCCCTGCTCACCGGGCGGGCGATCGTGCAGGAGAACGCACCGGTCAAGTACATCGACACGACGATGCAGTCCGGCCTGCGCACCCTGGACGAGCTGCTCAAGAAGCGGAACGTCGACTTCTTCTGCCTGAACGACGGCAGCTTCCCCGAGGTCAGCGACGAGGAGCGGACGCAGCGCGTCACGGACTTCCTGGAGCGGTACTTCCCCTTCCCGGCGCCGTGGGAGCGCGACAGCGCGTAG
- the glpK gene encoding glycerol kinase GlpK: MADYIVAIDQGTTSTRAIVFDHAGSIVSTGQKEHEQIFPRAGWVEHDPSEIWDNTREVIGQALSRADITRHDVAAVGITNQRETAVVWDKNTGKPVYNAIVWQDTRTQAIVDKLADGDTDRYKSIVGLPLATYFAGTKIMWILENVEGAREKAEAGDLLFGTTDTWVLWNLTGGTDGGVHKTDVTNASRTLFMDLETLQWRDDILADFGVPKAMLPEIVSSSEVYGHVESSSLLREVPIAGILGDQQAATFGQAAFDKGESKNTYGTGNFLIFNTGTDIVRSENGLLTTVGYKLGDQETHYALEGSIAVTGSLIQWLRDNLGLIGSAPEVEALAKTVEDNGGVYFVPAFSGLFAPYWRPDARGAIVGLTRYVNKGHIARAALEATALQTREVLDAVNADSGVDLTELKVDGGMTANNELMQFQADILDVPVVRPVVAETTALGAAYAAGLAVGFWANLDELRANWQEDQRWEPQLDAAERDRTLRLWKKAVTKTFDWVDEDVQ, encoded by the coding sequence ATGGCCGACTACATCGTCGCCATCGACCAGGGCACGACCAGCACCCGAGCGATCGTCTTCGATCACGCCGGTTCGATCGTGTCGACCGGACAGAAGGAGCACGAGCAGATCTTCCCGCGTGCCGGTTGGGTCGAGCACGACCCGTCCGAGATCTGGGACAACACCCGCGAGGTCATCGGCCAGGCGCTGTCCCGCGCGGACATCACGCGGCACGACGTCGCGGCGGTCGGCATCACCAACCAGCGCGAGACCGCGGTGGTGTGGGACAAGAACACCGGCAAGCCGGTCTACAACGCGATCGTGTGGCAGGACACCCGCACGCAGGCGATCGTCGACAAGCTCGCCGACGGCGACACCGACCGCTACAAGTCCATCGTCGGACTCCCCCTGGCGACGTACTTCGCCGGCACCAAGATCATGTGGATCCTCGAGAACGTCGAGGGCGCCCGCGAGAAGGCGGAGGCCGGGGACCTGCTCTTCGGCACCACCGACACCTGGGTCCTCTGGAACCTGACCGGCGGCACCGACGGCGGCGTGCACAAGACCGACGTCACGAACGCGTCCCGCACGCTGTTCATGGACCTCGAGACGCTGCAGTGGCGCGACGACATCCTCGCCGACTTCGGCGTGCCGAAGGCCATGCTCCCCGAGATCGTCAGCTCGTCCGAGGTCTACGGCCACGTCGAGTCCTCGAGCCTGCTCCGCGAGGTGCCGATCGCCGGCATCCTCGGCGACCAGCAGGCGGCGACGTTCGGCCAGGCCGCCTTCGACAAGGGCGAGTCGAAGAACACCTACGGCACCGGCAACTTCCTCATCTTCAACACCGGCACGGACATCGTGCGGTCGGAGAACGGCCTGCTCACCACCGTCGGCTACAAGCTCGGCGACCAGGAGACGCACTACGCGCTCGAGGGCTCGATCGCCGTCACGGGTTCGCTCATCCAGTGGCTGCGCGACAACCTCGGCCTCATCGGCAGCGCCCCGGAAGTCGAGGCCCTGGCCAAGACCGTGGAGGACAACGGCGGTGTGTACTTCGTGCCGGCGTTCTCCGGGCTCTTCGCGCCGTACTGGCGTCCGGACGCCCGCGGCGCCATCGTCGGCCTCACCCGCTACGTCAACAAGGGCCACATCGCACGTGCCGCCCTCGAGGCGACGGCGCTGCAGACCCGCGAGGTCCTCGACGCCGTCAACGCCGACTCGGGGGTCGACCTGACGGAGCTCAAGGTGGACGGCGGCATGACCGCCAACAACGAGCTCATGCAGTTCCAGGCCGACATCCTCGACGTGCCGGTCGTCCGCCCGGTGGTCGCCGAGACGACCGCGCTCGGCGCGGCCTACGCGGCCGGCCTCGCGGTCGGCTTCTGGGCCAACCTCGACGAGCTCCGTGCCAACTGGCAGGAGGACCAGCGCTGGGAGCCGCAGCTCGACGCCGCCGAGCGCGACCGCACGCTGCGCCTCTGGAAGAAGGCCGTCACGAAGACCTTCGACTGGGTCGACGAGGACGTCCAGTAG
- a CDS encoding MIP/aquaporin family protein gives MDDIGVKFMSELVGTAMLIILGGGVVAAVSLTKSKGFGAGFLMVTIGWGFAVFAGVTVSYKSGGQLNPAVSLAQAIIGNISVGEMFLFWLAQLIGAVIGAVIVWLAYKQHFDEEPDAAAKLGVFSTGPAIRSYGWNLVTEIIGTFVLVFVVIAFTNGQTPAQLGAIPVAFLVIAIGVSLGGPTGYAINPARDLGPRLAHAFLPIKGKGSSDWAYAWVPVVGPLLGGAIAAGLSTVLLPVVS, from the coding sequence ATGGACGACATCGGCGTCAAGTTCATGTCAGAGCTCGTCGGCACCGCGATGCTCATCATCCTGGGTGGCGGTGTCGTCGCCGCCGTCTCGCTCACGAAGTCCAAGGGCTTCGGCGCCGGCTTCCTCATGGTCACGATCGGCTGGGGCTTCGCGGTCTTCGCCGGTGTCACCGTCTCGTACAAGTCCGGCGGTCAGCTCAACCCGGCCGTCAGCCTGGCGCAGGCGATCATCGGCAACATCAGCGTCGGCGAGATGTTCCTGTTCTGGCTCGCGCAGCTCATCGGCGCCGTGATCGGTGCCGTCATCGTCTGGCTCGCCTACAAGCAGCACTTCGACGAGGAGCCCGACGCCGCCGCGAAGCTCGGCGTCTTCTCGACCGGCCCCGCCATCCGCTCGTACGGCTGGAACCTCGTCACCGAGATCATCGGCACCTTCGTCCTCGTCTTCGTCGTCATCGCCTTCACGAACGGCCAGACCCCCGCGCAGCTCGGCGCGATCCCCGTCGCCTTCCTCGTGATCGCGATCGGTGTCTCGCTCGGTGGCCCCACCGGCTACGCCATCAACCCGGCCCGTGACCTCGGTCCGCGTCTCGCGCACGCCTTCCTGCCGATCAAGGGCAAGGGCTCGAGCGACTGGGCCTACGCCTGGGTGCCGGTCGTCGGCCCCCTGCTCGGCGGTGCCATCGCAGCCGGTCTGTCGACCGTCCTGCTGCCCGTCGTCTCCTGA